A window of the Streptomyces griseochromogenes genome harbors these coding sequences:
- a CDS encoding MIP/aquaporin family protein, whose translation MSNGDIFVGEVIGTAILILFGAGVCAAVTLRHSKARASGWVVIAFGWGFGVLAGAYTAAPLSGGQLNPAVTIGIAVDTGKWGKVWVYLLGEMVGAMLGAVLAYLVYLAQFQANARKEDSTGDADDEPLPTLGIFSTIPEIRNPVANLITEIIATMALVLPILAFGLTKGLGESGTTVLIVSLLVVGIGLSLGGPTGYAINPARDLGPRIVHTFLPIPNKGTSDWGYAWIPVVGPLIGGVLAGLVYNAAF comes from the coding sequence ATGAGCAATGGAGACATTTTCGTCGGCGAGGTCATCGGCACGGCGATCCTGATCCTGTTCGGTGCCGGAGTCTGCGCCGCCGTCACCCTCAGACACTCCAAGGCGCGTGCCTCGGGGTGGGTCGTCATCGCGTTCGGCTGGGGATTCGGCGTGCTCGCGGGCGCCTACACCGCCGCTCCCCTCTCCGGCGGCCAGCTCAATCCCGCGGTCACCATCGGCATCGCCGTGGACACCGGCAAATGGGGCAAGGTCTGGGTCTATCTCCTCGGCGAGATGGTCGGCGCGATGCTGGGCGCCGTCCTCGCCTACCTGGTGTACCTCGCGCAGTTCCAGGCCAACGCGCGCAAGGAGGACTCGACCGGGGACGCCGACGACGAGCCGCTGCCGACCCTCGGCATCTTCTCGACCATCCCGGAGATCCGGAACCCGGTCGCCAATCTCATCACCGAGATCATCGCGACGATGGCCCTCGTGCTGCCGATCCTCGCCTTCGGACTGACGAAGGGGCTCGGTGAGTCCGGCACGACGGTGCTGATCGTCTCGCTGCTCGTCGTCGGTATCGGACTCTCCCTCGGCGGGCCCACCGGCTACGCCATCAACCCGGCGCGTGACCTCGGCCCGCGCATCGTGCACACCTTCCTGCCGATCCCGAACAAGGGCACGTCCGACTGGGGTTACGCCTGGATCCCGGTGGTCGGCCCGCTGATCGGCGGAGTGCTCGCGGGCCTCGTCTACAACGCGGCCTTCTGA
- the glpK gene encoding glycerol kinase GlpK, protein MTDSAEKYVAAIDQGTTSSRCIIFDHGGAIVAVDQREHRQIFPKPGWVEHDATEIWSKVQAVVAGALAKAGLRADQLSALGITNQRETTVLWDRATGKPVHNAIVWQDTRTAALCNELGGTDGQDRFRDQTGLPLASYFSGPKAAWLLDQVPGLRGRAERGEIAFGTIDSWLIWNLTGGTDGGRHVTDVTNAGRTMLMNLETLQWDPSILSAMNVPQAILPEIRSSAEVYGTAVGQLAGVPVASALGDQQAAVFGQACYDVGTAKNTYGTGSFLLLNTGDRPVPSKNGLLTTMGYKIGGEAPVYCLEGSIAITGALVQWFRDQLGIIRTADEIETLAASVEDNGGAYIVPAFSGLFAPYWRSDARGVVTGLTRYVTKAHLARAVLEATSWQTREVVDAMYQDSGVRITTLKVDGGMTKNNLLMQHQADVLGVPVIRPRVSETTCLGAAYAAGLATGVWNDLDELKSHWQEDAQWTPAMEAAVRDREYRNWRRAVEKSFGWLEDDEA, encoded by the coding sequence ATGACGGATTCCGCCGAGAAGTACGTCGCCGCCATCGACCAGGGCACCACGTCCAGCCGCTGCATCATCTTCGACCACGGCGGCGCGATCGTCGCCGTGGACCAGCGCGAGCACCGCCAGATCTTCCCCAAGCCGGGCTGGGTGGAGCACGACGCCACCGAGATCTGGTCCAAGGTGCAGGCCGTGGTGGCGGGGGCGCTCGCCAAGGCCGGGCTGCGCGCCGACCAGCTGAGCGCGCTCGGCATCACGAACCAGCGGGAGACCACGGTCCTGTGGGACCGCGCCACGGGCAAGCCCGTGCACAACGCGATCGTCTGGCAGGACACCCGTACCGCGGCACTGTGCAACGAACTGGGCGGCACCGACGGCCAGGACCGCTTCCGTGACCAGACCGGACTGCCGCTGGCCAGTTATTTCTCCGGGCCCAAGGCGGCCTGGCTGCTGGACCAGGTGCCCGGTCTCAGGGGCCGCGCCGAACGCGGCGAGATCGCCTTCGGCACCATCGACTCCTGGCTGATCTGGAACCTCACCGGCGGCACGGACGGCGGCCGGCACGTCACCGACGTGACCAACGCCGGCCGCACCATGCTGATGAACCTGGAAACCCTCCAGTGGGATCCCTCCATCCTCTCCGCGATGAACGTGCCCCAGGCGATCCTGCCCGAGATCAGGTCGTCCGCCGAGGTGTACGGCACGGCCGTCGGCCAGCTCGCCGGTGTGCCCGTGGCCTCGGCGCTGGGCGACCAGCAGGCCGCCGTGTTCGGGCAGGCCTGCTACGACGTCGGCACCGCGAAGAACACCTACGGCACCGGCAGCTTCCTGCTGCTCAACACCGGCGACCGGCCGGTGCCGTCCAAGAACGGGCTGCTGACGACGATGGGCTACAAGATCGGCGGTGAGGCGCCAGTGTACTGCCTGGAGGGGTCCATAGCGATAACGGGCGCGCTGGTCCAGTGGTTCCGCGACCAGCTCGGCATCATCCGTACCGCCGACGAGATCGAGACACTGGCGGCGAGTGTCGAGGACAACGGCGGTGCCTACATCGTGCCCGCCTTCTCCGGCCTGTTCGCGCCGTACTGGCGCTCCGACGCGCGCGGGGTCGTCACCGGGCTGACCCGGTACGTCACGAAGGCCCACCTCGCGCGCGCGGTGCTGGAGGCGACGAGCTGGCAGACACGGGAGGTCGTGGACGCCATGTACCAGGACTCGGGGGTGCGGATCACCACGCTGAAGGTCGACGGCGGCATGACCAAGAACAACCTGCTCATGCAGCATCAGGCGGACGTCCTCGGCGTGCCGGTGATCCGGCCCCGGGTGTCCGAGACCACCTGTCTGGGCGCCGCCTACGCGGCCGGTCTGGCGACGGGCGTGTGGAACGACCTCGACGAGCTGAAGTCGCACTGGCAGGAGGACGCCCAGTGGACTCCGGCGATGGAGGCCGCGGTACGTGACCGCGAGTACCGCAACTGGCGCAGGGCCGTGGAGAAGAGCTTCGGCTGGCTCGAGGACGACGAGGCCTAG
- a CDS encoding GTP-binding protein gives MIFGRSERGKPPVEPVTLKILVAGGFGVGKTTLVAAVSEIRPLRTEELLTEAGRPVDDTTGVEGKHTTTVAMDFGRITLREDLVLYLFGTPGQERFWFMWDELSEGALGAVVLADTRRLEDCFAAVDYFERRGIPFLVGVNCFEGADRYPAQAIRQALDLDEDVPVLLCDARDRESAKEVLIGVVQHAMDYAVDRRRAVTT, from the coding sequence CGGGCGTTCTGAGCGCGGCAAGCCCCCGGTCGAGCCCGTCACGCTCAAGATCCTGGTGGCCGGCGGCTTCGGCGTGGGCAAGACGACCCTCGTCGCCGCAGTCAGCGAGATCAGGCCGCTGCGCACCGAGGAGTTGCTCACCGAGGCCGGGCGCCCCGTCGACGACACCACCGGCGTGGAGGGCAAGCACACGACCACCGTGGCCATGGACTTCGGCCGCATCACCCTGCGCGAGGACCTTGTGCTGTACCTGTTCGGAACGCCCGGGCAGGAACGGTTCTGGTTCATGTGGGACGAGCTGTCCGAGGGCGCGCTCGGCGCCGTGGTCCTCGCCGACACACGCCGTCTGGAGGACTGCTTCGCCGCCGTCGACTACTTCGAGAGACGCGGCATACCCTTCCTCGTCGGCGTCAACTGCTTCGAAGGCGCCGACCGTTACCCTGCGCAGGCCATCCGCCAGGCACTCGACCTGGACGAGGACGTGCCCGTACTGCTGTGTGACGCCCGCGACCGGGAGTCGGCCAAGGAGGTGCTGATCGGGGTCGTCCAGCACGCGATGGACTACGCCGTCGACCGCCGCCGGGCCGTCACCACCTGA